The following proteins are encoded in a genomic region of Arachis ipaensis cultivar K30076 chromosome B02, Araip1.1, whole genome shotgun sequence:
- the LOC107628339 gene encoding putative vesicle-associated membrane protein 726: MGQQTLIYSFVARGTVILAEYTEFKGNFQTIASQCLQKLPSSNNRFTYNCDGHTFNYLADNGFTYCVVAIESAGRQLPIAFLERVKDEFSKKYSGGKASTASANSLNREFGPKLKQQMQYCVDHPEEINKLAKVKAQVAEVKGVMMENIEKVLDRGEKIEMLVDKTDNLRSQAQDFRTQGTKMKKKMWIENMKIKLIVFGIALLLVFILFMSICRGFSCLGY, translated from the exons ATGGGGCAGCAAACTTTGATTTACAGTTTTGTAGCCCGTGGCACTGTGATCCTTGCTGAGTATACTGAATTTAAGGGAAATTTTCAAACAATTGCATCTCAGTGCCTTCAAAAGCTTCCTTCCTCCAATAATCGTTTCACCTACAATTGTGATGGCCACACTTTCAATTACCTTGCTGACAATGGCTTCA CCTATTGTGTGGTCGCAATTGAATCTGCTGGTAGACAACTTCCTATTGCTTTCCTTGAGCGTGTCAAGGATGAATTCAGCAAAAAATATAGTGGAGGAAAAGCATCAACTGCTTCAGCTAACAGTCTAAATAGAGAATTTGG GCCAAAATTGAAACAACAAATGCAATATTGTGTTGACCATCCTGAAGAGATCAACAAACTTGCCAAAGTAAAGGCTCAAGTTGCTGAAGTTAAGGGCGTAATGATGGAAAACATTGAAAAG GTTCTTGATCGTGGAGAGAAGATTGAAATGCTAGTCGATAAGACTGACAATCTTCGCTCACAG GCACAAGATTTCAGAACACAAGgaacaaaaatgaaaaagaagatgtggattgaaaatatgaagatcaaattgATTGTTTTTGGAATCGCCTTATTGTTGGTTTTCATCCTTTTTATGTCAATATGTCGTGGCTTCAGCTGCTTAGGCTATTAA